The Deinococcus betulae DNA segment ATAGGTCGCCACGGCCGCAGGCGTAAAATACCGGGCGGTGTCGCGCCGCATTTCGTGGTGCGGCTGGCCCTCGGTGTACAGCACCGGCTTGTTGCGCATGATGCTGGCGCTCTGCACCTGCTCGGCACCGAAGCCGGCCTGAATCACCTGTTCGCTGCGCAGCACCTCGCGCGCGGCCTGAAAGCCGTGTACCTGATAGACACCCTGGGGGTCAGGCTGCACAGGGGCGCTGGGGCGGGTGGGCAGGTCGGCCTGGCGGGTCAGGCCACCGTGGCCAAAAGGGCACTGGGGTTCAGGAGTGGTCATGGGCGGGCCTCCAGGGGCGTGGCAGCCAGCGTTTCCAGGCTGGCCGTCAGGATGTCGAGGGGAGTGGGCGATAGGGCGTGCAGGGCGGGGGTGGTGACGGTCTCCACGGTGTGCAGGGCGGCCTGCCACAGCGTGCGGCCTGCCGGTGTGGCGCAGAGCCGGTGAGACCGGGCATCGTGAGGCGCCGGGTGCCGGTCAATGGCTTTCCGGCTTTCCAGATGCCGCAGCACGCGGGTGACCTCGTAGCGGGGGACCCGCAGGTGGCTGGCCAGTTCGGCGGGGGTGAGCGGCGCGGCCTGCACGTAGCTCAGGGCGATGAAACTGCGGACGTCCAGCCCGTGCCCCTGCTCCAGCGCCGTCTGAAGGTGGCCGCTCAGGTGCTGCCAGACCGCCCAGTACGCCGCCAGAAACCGCAGCGGCTGTGTGGTCAGGTCCGGGGCAGGCGGGGCCTGAGCAGGAGAGGTGAAGCCAGGACGCATAGTTGCATTCTGCAACTATCTGGAATGAAGTGGCTGAGAAGCAGGCTGTCCCAGGGTTGAGACAAAGCAGGTTGAGGGCGCTGATGACGATGACATGCCGACGGGACAAATCCGCTGAGCTCAATAAAGCAAGTGATACGGACTCCGATAGAATCGAGCAGAGTGCTGGGTGGACTCCGAGCGGACTTGGACAGCGGCGCCGCAGACTTGAAAAGCTCCGCAGGAGAGCGAGCAAGAACGGATGCGGATGGCGCGATATGGAAGCGCTGACGGTGCCTGTCTTTGCGGTGCGGCAATGAAGCGGAATCCGTATGAGAGGACTGCCGAAGTG contains these protein-coding regions:
- a CDS encoding MarR family winged helix-turn-helix transcriptional regulator; the encoded protein is MRPGFTSPAQAPPAPDLTTQPLRFLAAYWAVWQHLSGHLQTALEQGHGLDVRSFIALSYVQAAPLTPAELASHLRVPRYEVTRVLRHLESRKAIDRHPAPHDARSHRLCATPAGRTLWQAALHTVETVTTPALHALSPTPLDILTASLETLAATPLEARP